A genomic window from Candidatus Kouleothrix ribensis includes:
- a CDS encoding NAD-dependent epimerase/dehydratase family protein: MFEPTPTWRRPCIVDGEYSLVIGGSGFVGRHLVEQLVRLGQPVRVFDRVPYGDPRVEMIVGDLRQAELVWQACAGAGTVFQCASLIDWRPGNQPHLYGVNVLGNRAVLAACAAQGVPRLVYTSSIDVVFDGRPIRDGDETIAYPARHLDFYGRTKAQAERDVLAANGRGGLATCALRLAGVYGPYDQHRFPPIIAAVRAGRMLRLGDGRARFNHVYVENAAHAHLLAAARLAPGSPAAGACYFITDHPASNFFDFADELLHELGLAVPRRAIPYRAAYALALALELLARRGSGAAPMLTRYVVASTCVDFCFRHARAARELGYHPIVSAVEARARTSAWLRSHAAGPTPMAGA; encoded by the coding sequence ATGTTCGAACCTACGCCGACCTGGAGGCGGCCTTGCATCGTGGATGGTGAGTATTCGCTCGTAATCGGCGGCAGCGGCTTCGTAGGGCGCCACCTGGTCGAGCAGCTGGTACGCCTGGGCCAACCAGTGCGCGTGTTCGATCGCGTGCCGTATGGCGACCCGCGCGTCGAGATGATCGTCGGTGACCTACGCCAGGCCGAGCTGGTCTGGCAGGCGTGCGCCGGGGCCGGCACCGTCTTTCAATGTGCATCGCTCATCGACTGGCGGCCGGGCAACCAGCCGCACCTGTACGGCGTCAACGTGCTGGGCAACCGCGCCGTACTGGCCGCGTGTGCGGCGCAGGGCGTGCCCCGGCTGGTGTACACCAGCTCGATCGACGTGGTCTTCGATGGCCGGCCGATCCGCGATGGCGACGAGACGATCGCCTACCCGGCGCGGCATCTCGACTTCTACGGCCGAACCAAGGCCCAGGCCGAGCGCGACGTGCTGGCAGCCAATGGCCGCGGCGGCCTGGCCACCTGCGCGCTACGCCTGGCCGGCGTGTACGGCCCCTACGATCAGCACCGCTTCCCGCCGATCATCGCGGCCGTGCGCGCCGGGCGCATGCTGCGGCTGGGCGATGGGCGGGCGCGCTTCAACCATGTGTATGTCGAAAACGCTGCGCACGCGCACCTGCTGGCCGCCGCCCGGCTCGCACCAGGATCGCCCGCAGCAGGCGCATGCTACTTCATCACCGACCACCCGGCCAGCAACTTTTTCGACTTCGCCGACGAGCTGCTGCACGAGCTGGGCCTGGCGGTGCCGCGCCGGGCGATCCCCTACCGCGCCGCCTACGCGCTGGCGCTGGCGCTCGAGCTGCTGGCGCGGCGCGGCAGCGGCGCGGCACCCATGCTCACGCGCTATGTCGTGGCATCGACCTGTGTCGACTTCTGCTTTCGCCACGCCAGGGCCGCGCGCGAGCTGGGCTACCACCCGATCGTGAGCGCGGTCGAGGCGCGCGCACGCACGAGCGCCTGGCTACGCAGCCACGCGGCCGGGCCTACGCCCATGGCTGGCGCATAG
- a CDS encoding GAF domain-containing protein, with amino-acid sequence MIWQYTPYLAPLCIATAISAALVLFAWRRRQTPAAIWVILLLLAVSIWSLMYAAELSSASREYALIWAKLQYLGIVNLTLPWLGLTFTYTDRSAWLTWRRMLLLMIIPLISLALVATNEQHGLIWSVVEWDTSGPLKMLRFSHGAWFWLLVAYTYGVLLAGMLPLIQALRRARGLYRQQVAVLLAGATLPWIGNALYVSGASPFPAIDLTPFAFTLTGVAATWGIFRSRILDIVPIARDRVIEEMADGVLVLDEHGRIVDLNQSARRMLGCTAESPIGWPIGRLTSAPPSLIERCLSTARLTDPVVIGAGATQQSLDVRVAPMYDQRGRLSGQLVMWHDISERIRIEQSVYRQARDLALIDQVRVVLAQETNLSELFRVVVERIAATFGYTLVGLYIVEGEILKLQHQVGYGTVIESIPISQGVSGQVVRTGQPVLLTDVESNPAFLGAIAGIVSEICVPLFDQGRVVGTLNIESTQGVRLSEDDLRLLLVLGQSISIAIERTRLHDELALSEERFRTLVSNVPGAIYRCANDDLTVEFISDAITEISGYPVADFIGSYGRTLSSIIHPDDRERVLQEDAHDLYSLEYRIVHAEAGVRWVREIGQKVRDADGKVRCLDGVIFNITERKRAEEALERALDAAETANRAKSTFLATTSHELRTPLTGILGYTELIEIAAREYGYTNILADLTQVRAAGRHLLDLISDVLDFSKIEAGKLALTLAPFELSTLIADVIATVQPLVERNRNSLSVDCPDNPGVMVADAIRVRQVLLNLLGNAAKFTEDGAITLEVRRVAAGSGNGTPSAGEQIEFRVTDTGIGMQPEQLQLLFQPFVQLDQGRTRMYGGTGLGLALSQRFCRMMGGEITVRSCPGKGSTFTACLPAVVGDSAA; translated from the coding sequence ATGATCTGGCAATATACGCCGTACCTGGCGCCGTTGTGCATAGCCACGGCGATCTCGGCGGCTCTGGTTCTGTTTGCGTGGCGCCGTCGCCAGACGCCCGCTGCAATCTGGGTGATACTACTCCTGCTGGCGGTGTCGATCTGGTCGCTGATGTATGCCGCCGAACTCAGCAGCGCCAGCCGCGAGTATGCGCTGATCTGGGCCAAGCTGCAATACCTGGGCATTGTAAACCTGACGCTGCCATGGCTGGGGCTGACATTCACATATACCGATCGTAGCGCATGGCTCACGTGGCGGCGCATGCTGTTGCTCATGATCATCCCGCTGATCTCGCTGGCCCTGGTAGCGACGAACGAGCAGCATGGGTTGATCTGGAGTGTTGTGGAGTGGGATACCAGCGGGCCGCTGAAGATGCTGCGCTTCTCGCATGGCGCCTGGTTCTGGCTACTGGTGGCCTACACCTATGGCGTGCTGCTGGCGGGTATGCTGCCGCTGATCCAGGCGCTGCGCCGCGCGCGCGGCCTGTATCGCCAGCAGGTGGCCGTGCTACTGGCCGGCGCGACGCTGCCGTGGATCGGGAATGCGCTCTACGTCTCGGGCGCCAGCCCGTTCCCCGCGATCGACCTGACGCCGTTCGCCTTTACGCTCACTGGCGTGGCGGCGACCTGGGGCATCTTCCGATCGCGCATCCTCGATATTGTGCCGATCGCGCGCGATCGAGTGATTGAGGAGATGGCCGATGGCGTGCTGGTGCTCGACGAGCACGGCCGGATCGTCGACCTGAATCAATCGGCGCGCCGCATGCTCGGCTGCACGGCCGAGTCGCCGATCGGCTGGCCGATTGGCCGGCTGACCAGCGCGCCGCCGAGCCTGATCGAGCGCTGTCTGAGTACAGCCAGGCTGACCGATCCGGTGGTCATAGGCGCAGGTGCCACGCAGCAATCGCTCGATGTGCGGGTCGCGCCTATGTACGATCAGCGTGGGCGCCTGAGCGGCCAGCTTGTGATGTGGCACGACATCAGCGAGCGCATACGCATCGAGCAGTCGGTATACCGCCAGGCCCGCGACCTGGCGCTGATCGACCAGGTGCGTGTGGTGCTGGCGCAAGAGACGAACCTGTCGGAACTGTTTCGTGTGGTGGTCGAGCGGATCGCGGCGACCTTCGGCTATACGCTGGTAGGCCTGTATATCGTCGAAGGCGAGATACTCAAGCTCCAGCACCAGGTGGGCTACGGTACCGTGATCGAGTCGATCCCGATCAGCCAGGGTGTGTCGGGCCAGGTGGTGCGCACGGGCCAGCCGGTGCTGCTGACTGATGTCGAGAGCAATCCGGCGTTTCTAGGCGCAATCGCGGGGATCGTGTCTGAGATCTGTGTGCCGCTGTTCGACCAGGGCCGCGTGGTAGGCACGCTGAATATCGAGAGCACGCAAGGTGTGCGGCTGTCCGAGGACGATCTGCGGCTGCTGCTGGTGCTGGGCCAATCGATCAGCATCGCGATCGAGCGCACGCGCCTGCACGACGAGCTGGCGCTGAGCGAGGAGCGCTTCCGCACGCTGGTGTCGAATGTGCCCGGCGCGATCTACCGCTGCGCCAACGACGACCTGACGGTTGAGTTCATTAGCGACGCGATTACCGAGATCAGCGGTTACCCGGTCGCCGACTTCATTGGCTCCTATGGGCGCACCCTGTCCAGCATCATCCACCCCGATGATCGCGAGCGTGTGCTCCAGGAGGATGCGCACGACCTGTACAGCCTGGAGTATCGGATCGTTCATGCCGAGGCGGGGGTGCGCTGGGTGCGCGAGATCGGCCAGAAGGTGCGCGACGCCGATGGCAAGGTGCGCTGCCTCGACGGTGTGATCTTCAATATTACCGAGCGCAAGCGCGCCGAAGAGGCGCTTGAGCGTGCGCTCGATGCGGCCGAGACGGCCAACCGCGCCAAGAGCACATTTCTGGCCACCACCAGCCACGAGCTGCGCACGCCGCTGACCGGCATCCTCGGCTACACCGAGCTGATCGAGATCGCTGCGCGCGAGTATGGCTACACCAACATCCTGGCCGACCTCACACAGGTGCGGGCAGCCGGCCGGCACCTGCTTGATCTGATCAGCGATGTGCTCGACTTCTCGAAGATCGAGGCCGGCAAGCTCGCACTCACGCTGGCACCCTTCGAGCTGTCTACGCTGATTGCCGATGTGATCGCCACAGTTCAGCCGTTGGTCGAGCGTAATCGGAACAGCCTGAGCGTAGATTGCCCCGACAATCCTGGGGTCATGGTTGCCGACGCGATCAGGGTGCGCCAGGTGCTGCTGAACTTGCTGGGCAATGCTGCCAAGTTTACCGAGGATGGCGCGATTACGCTTGAGGTGCGGCGCGTGGCCGCCGGCAGCGGCAACGGCACGCCATCGGCCGGTGAGCAGATCGAATTTCGCGTGACCGACACCGGCATCGGCATGCAACCCGAGCAGCTGCAGCTGCTGTTCCAGCCGTTCGTGCAGCTCGATCAGGGGCGTACGCGCATGTACGGCGGCACGGGGCTGGGGCTGGCGCTCAGCCAGCGCTTCTGCCGCATGATGGGCGGTGAGATCACCGTTCGTAGCTGCCCAGGTAAAGGCTCGACCTTCACCGCGTGCCTGCCGGCGGTCGTGGGCGATTCGGCCGCGTAA
- a CDS encoding STAS domain-containing protein, with product MASSIREWLNSFPGDDQIQARQAVLVRILLLALGIASAAGGIGLPLTAPIARSDAIVVIVIILMGVPTALVGLLLLRRGRFHAAVLVASIGQAMLFCLILAATGIPGNGATIFAFAVPIVLTGLLARRWQLVLTIGLCGLGILVVMLLESSGAPLIGIAAPRGQNMPGVLGGFVLIAIVLSALTLRFGQVLRMALAEAHEREQGLQQLQYTLEATVAERTGALEATLAEAQQRAEAQARLLDENAHQRELIRAVSVPVLPVDAHTRVLPLVGVLDDERLRTLQDRALAAAGGAHVRRLILDIGSVPFVDEQVASGLLAVVAAARLRGTEVALVGIRPEVAQALVSQGIDLEHVRTYADLEAALHRGW from the coding sequence ATGGCTTCATCGATTCGAGAATGGCTTAACTCGTTTCCCGGCGACGACCAGATCCAAGCACGCCAGGCTGTGCTGGTGCGGATTCTGCTGCTCGCACTCGGCATTGCCTCGGCCGCAGGTGGGATCGGCCTACCGCTCACGGCACCAATCGCACGTAGCGATGCGATCGTGGTGATCGTGATCATCCTGATGGGCGTGCCGACCGCGCTGGTTGGCCTGTTGCTGCTGCGGCGCGGGCGCTTCCATGCGGCAGTGCTTGTGGCCAGCATTGGCCAGGCCATGTTGTTCTGCCTGATCCTGGCGGCAACCGGCATCCCAGGCAACGGCGCCACCATCTTCGCGTTTGCGGTGCCGATTGTGCTGACCGGGCTGCTGGCCCGCCGGTGGCAGCTGGTGCTGACGATCGGCCTGTGTGGGCTGGGCATCCTGGTGGTTATGCTGCTAGAATCGAGCGGCGCACCGCTGATCGGGATTGCCGCGCCGCGCGGCCAGAACATGCCCGGTGTGCTGGGCGGCTTTGTGCTGATCGCGATTGTCCTGAGTGCGCTGACTCTACGCTTTGGCCAGGTGCTGCGCATGGCCCTGGCCGAAGCCCACGAGCGCGAGCAGGGCCTACAGCAGCTGCAGTACACGCTCGAGGCGACGGTGGCCGAGCGCACTGGCGCGCTCGAGGCCACGCTGGCCGAGGCCCAGCAGCGCGCGGAAGCACAGGCCAGGCTGCTCGACGAAAATGCCCACCAGCGCGAGCTGATCCGCGCGGTCAGCGTGCCGGTGCTGCCGGTCGATGCGCATACGCGTGTGTTGCCGCTGGTTGGCGTGCTCGACGATGAGCGCCTACGCACACTGCAAGATCGCGCGCTTGCGGCCGCAGGTGGCGCACACGTGCGCCGCCTGATCCTCGACATCGGCAGCGTGCCCTTCGTCGATGAGCAAGTCGCAAGTGGGCTACTGGCGGTTGTGGCGGCGGCGCGGCTGCGCGGCACCGAGGTGGCTCTGGTAGGCATCCGGCCCGAAGTCGCGCAGGCGCTGGTATCGCAGGGGATCGATCTGGAGCATGTTCGAACCTACGCCGACCTGGAGGCGGCCTTGCATCGTGGATGGTGA
- a CDS encoding tetratricopeptide repeat protein: MEHDASFGAWLAARRRVLRLQRKELAGRVGCAVVTLQKIETDERRPSRQIAERLAEQLAIPPDERAIFIRVARGEVPVDRLSLPKPSTAAPSNVPRPTNALAGRTRELAEIQAVLARPEVRLLTLTGAPGVGKTRLALAVAAELAGMFADGVFFVALAPMSDPELVLPAIAQALDVATSGPQPLVERLGRYLRLRQIVLLLDNFEHVLPAAPLLARLLAAAPQLRVLVTSRVALELSGEHRFTVLPLDVPPAAAPAQRALVAADAQVRYAAIDLFVQRARAVAPSFKLTDANLHAVAEICRRLDGLPLAIELAAARGALFTPPELLAQLDDQLAFLSSRARDLPARHLTLRHAIDWSYSLLAPAEQLLFRRLSVFMGGCTIAAAQAVCNDDGAVGRVVIDAIATLEASSLLQRHEDADGRSRFGMLATIRDYTLSQLVASGEAAAMRRRHAAHYLALAEAAEREWDRPDEWSWLHRLVSERDNLRAALRWAIETRDAALALRLNAALFSFWSTCSALPEARGWIEAALALPRPSDAPDLQAAEAKVLNVAGYVAAELGDHAQAYACFERGLAQYRALGDISRVAWSMRGCAFVHMLRNEYAEAEQLLDESLRSCRSIGDEWGAAWSLYAQAFLRLAQGDLALARPALEAALVPLRQQGIMFGVLRTLLALGHTLLEQGALAGAAERFREGLTLSQASPLLTFITIGLDGLAMVAAASARPLRAARLWGAAEALREATDERRWHVFQPNYDRAITTARSQLAGPDWTIAWAAGRALTAAQAVTEALEEHQVPLGSDQPSPLAGGNLI, encoded by the coding sequence ATGGAGCACGACGCATCGTTTGGCGCATGGCTGGCCGCGCGCCGCCGTGTACTCCGCCTCCAACGAAAAGAGCTCGCCGGGCGGGTTGGCTGCGCCGTCGTCACATTGCAGAAGATCGAGACAGACGAGCGGCGACCATCGCGCCAGATCGCCGAGCGCCTGGCCGAGCAGCTCGCCATCCCACCAGACGAGCGCGCGATCTTCATTCGCGTGGCACGCGGTGAAGTGCCGGTCGACCGATTGTCGCTCCCCAAGCCGAGCACTGCCGCGCCAAGCAACGTGCCGCGCCCAACCAACGCGCTGGCCGGCCGCACGCGCGAGCTGGCAGAGATCCAGGCCGTGCTGGCACGCCCTGAGGTGCGGCTGCTCACACTCACAGGTGCGCCGGGCGTCGGCAAGACCCGCCTGGCGCTGGCCGTAGCCGCCGAACTGGCCGGCATGTTCGCGGATGGGGTTTTTTTCGTGGCGCTGGCACCCATGAGCGATCCTGAGCTTGTTCTGCCGGCAATCGCTCAGGCTCTGGATGTCGCAACCTCCGGCCCGCAGCCGCTGGTCGAGCGGCTCGGTCGTTACCTGCGCCTGCGGCAGATCGTGCTCCTGCTAGATAACTTCGAGCATGTGCTCCCAGCTGCGCCGCTACTCGCCCGGCTGTTGGCAGCTGCGCCGCAGCTACGGGTGCTGGTCACAAGCCGCGTGGCCCTGGAGCTGTCGGGCGAGCATCGCTTTACCGTGCTGCCACTCGATGTACCACCAGCCGCCGCGCCCGCTCAGCGCGCGCTGGTGGCCGCCGATGCGCAGGTGCGCTACGCGGCCATCGACCTATTTGTGCAGCGCGCTCGCGCGGTCGCGCCCAGCTTCAAGCTGACCGACGCCAACCTGCATGCGGTGGCCGAGATCTGCCGGCGCCTGGACGGGCTGCCGCTCGCGATCGAGCTTGCGGCGGCGCGCGGCGCGCTCTTCACACCGCCTGAACTCCTGGCCCAGCTGGACGACCAGCTTGCGTTCCTGTCAAGCCGCGCCCGTGACCTGCCGGCGCGCCACCTTACGCTCCGGCACGCGATCGACTGGAGCTACAGCCTGCTTGCCCCGGCCGAGCAACTGCTCTTTCGGCGACTGAGCGTCTTTATGGGCGGCTGCACAATTGCAGCGGCGCAGGCGGTCTGCAACGATGATGGTGCGGTTGGGCGTGTGGTTATCGACGCGATTGCAACCCTGGAAGCCAGCAGCCTGCTGCAGCGCCACGAGGACGCCGATGGGCGTTCGCGCTTTGGCATGCTCGCAACCATCCGTGATTATACTCTGAGTCAGCTGGTTGCCAGCGGCGAGGCTGCGGCGATGCGGCGGCGGCATGCGGCGCACTACCTGGCGCTGGCAGAGGCCGCCGAGCGCGAGTGGGATCGGCCCGACGAGTGGAGTTGGCTGCACCGGCTGGTGTCGGAGCGCGATAACCTGCGCGCTGCGTTGCGCTGGGCAATCGAGACACGCGACGCCGCGCTGGCATTACGGCTCAATGCCGCGCTGTTCTCATTCTGGAGCACCTGTTCGGCGTTGCCTGAGGCGCGCGGCTGGATCGAAGCGGCGCTGGCGCTGCCGCGCCCCAGTGACGCGCCGGATCTGCAGGCGGCCGAGGCAAAAGTGCTGAACGTGGCGGGCTACGTGGCAGCAGAGCTTGGCGATCATGCGCAGGCGTACGCCTGCTTCGAGCGTGGCCTCGCGCAGTATCGCGCGCTAGGCGATATCAGCAGAGTTGCCTGGTCGATGCGTGGCTGCGCGTTTGTGCATATGCTGCGCAACGAGTACGCCGAGGCCGAGCAACTGCTCGACGAGAGCCTGCGCAGCTGCCGATCGATCGGCGATGAATGGGGCGCCGCCTGGTCGCTGTACGCGCAGGCCTTCTTGCGCCTCGCCCAAGGCGATCTGGCGCTGGCGCGGCCCGCGCTTGAGGCAGCGCTGGTGCCGCTGCGCCAGCAGGGGATTATGTTTGGCGTGTTGCGCACGCTGCTGGCGCTTGGGCACACGCTGCTCGAGCAGGGCGCGCTCGCCGGCGCGGCGGAGCGGTTTCGCGAGGGGCTGACGCTGAGCCAGGCCTCGCCGCTGCTCACCTTCATTACGATCGGGCTAGACGGGTTGGCCATGGTTGCGGCGGCGAGCGCACGGCCGCTTCGCGCGGCGCGGCTGTGGGGCGCGGCCGAGGCGCTGCGTGAAGCAACCGACGAGCGCCGCTGGCATGTCTTCCAGCCAAACTACGATCGCGCGATCACCACCGCGCGTTCGCAACTTGCGGGGCCGGATTGGACGATCGCCTGGGCGGCGGGGCGCGCCCTGACGGCGGCGCAGGCAGTGACCGAGGCGCTTGAGGAGCATCAGGTGCCGCTAGGATCCGATCAACCATCCCCTCTTGCTGGGGGCAACCTGATCTAA